The Hyphomicrobium sp. 99 genome contains the following window.
GCCCACGAAGCGTTAGTGCGAGGCGCCCATGGCGAGGCGGCCGGTTCGGTTCTCGCCAAGGTTTCCGACGAAAACCGATACGCCTTTGATCAGCGGTGCCGCGTAAAAGCCATCGAGCTAGCGGCCCAACTCAAATTGTCGGATACGGGCGCAAATCTTTCGATTAATTTTCTTCCGAACGCAGTCTACGAGCCGACGGCGTGCATCCGGTTGACCTTGGCGGCCGCCGAAAAATCGGGCTTTCCTCTGAACCGAATTATTTTCGAGTTCACCGAGGTTGAGCGCTTAGACACTGCACACACGCTCAAAATCCTGGCTGCCTACCGAAGCATGGGTTTCAAGACTGCGATTGATGACTTTGGCGCCGGTTTTTCAAGTCTAGGCATGCTAGCGGAATTTCAGCCCGACCTTGTGAAGCTCGACATGGAGCTCATACGAAATATCGACACTAACGCCGCAAAGCGCTCGATTGTCCGCAACATCCTGCACATGTTGAGGGACCTAAATATAATCCCCATTTGTGAGGGCATTGAAGCAATCGGTGAATACACCGTGCTGCGAGACCTTGGTGTGGAACTCATGCAAGGCTACCTGTTGGCCCGCCCCGCCCTCACAGCTCTTGCAAGCCCTGTCATTCCCGACGCATCGAAGAGCCAGCCAGCCCTCGTAGGACATTGACGAGTGATGAGCCGCTTGGGTGTTGGAGGCGTTACAGCGTCCGACAAGCTCGAATCTCGTTCATCAAATCAGTCCTTCAACAAGATCCGCAATGCAAAGCATGAATGCCGCTAATTCGAGCGCACAAGACCGGCCTCAGGATTCTCTTGACGCGGCAGTTCTCACCCAACTGCCAATCGCAGTGGCTATGTTTGGCCCGAATGGGTTCGTCGCCCTTGCAAGCGAGCCTTTTTCAAGCGTCATGAGCCGGACATGCGGGCCCGAATGGCGCACCATGAATTTGGAGACGATGGCCCGCTCCCTGACTCAATCTGGAGCGCGTCATGGATGGCTTCGCGTTCAGCCGATACCTGATGGCCGCTCGTTAGTTTTTGCGGACCCGGTAGCCGCGCCGCCATTGGCGGCACTGGATGCCCTCACCGGCCTTCCGGGCCGGGACGCTCTCAGGGACTATTACACTCAAGCCCTTTCAAAAGGTGGACCAGCAGGCGATCTGGCGCTGCTCTTCCTTGATCTTGACCGCTTCAAAGCCGTCAATGACACGCTGGGTCATCCCGTGGGCGACGGCCTTCTTTGCCGCGTGGTTGAGCGTCTGCGAAAGGCCATTCGTGGCAACGATTTTCTCGTTCGCCTCGGGGGCGATGAGTTTGCAATCATCCAGGGGCCAGCTCAGCAGCCGGCTGCTGCCGAAACGCTTGCGCAGCGCCTCGTAGATCTCTTGAGCAGACCCTACCTTGTAGACGAACATCTCATCACAATCGGCGTGAGTGTCGGCATCGCTTTCGCATCAAACGATGCGCAATCATTTGAAGCACTCATGAAGAGCGCGGATTTGGCACTCTATGCTGCGAAGGCTCATGGACGCGGCTGCTACAAATTGTTCGAGCAGGAGATGGACAAGCGCGCGCGGGAGCGCCGAACGCTCGAATTGGAGCTTCGCAAGGCCCTCGCGTTGCGACAGTTTACATTGGTATTCCAACCACAGGTGCGCTCGTCCGATGAGCAGCTCACAAGTATCGAAGTGCTCCTTCGGTGGCGACACCCCACGAGAGGTACACTGCCACCTGAAAGCTTCATGGCGATTGCCGAGGAAACCGGCCTTGTCGTCCAGATTGGCGAATGGGTGCTGAGATCGGCGTGCCGCGAAGCCCAAAAGTGGCCGGCTCACGTCTCCGTCGCAGTCAATCTCTCACATGTGCAGTTTTCGAATCGGGGTCTGCCGGAGGTCGTGGCCTCGGCCCTTGCGTCCTCCGGATTGGAACCCAGCCGGCTTGAACTCGAGATTACCGAGGGAGTTCTGCTGCAGGACACGGAGGCGACGCTCGAAACCCTGCATCAGCTCAAGGGCCTGGGCATTCGCATAGCTATGGATCAATTCGGGACGGGGTATTCGAGCCTGAATTACCTTCGATCTTTCCCATTCGATAAAATCAAAATCGATCAATCTTTCGCGCGGGACATGGCGTCAAAAAAAGATGCTGCAGCGATTATCCGCGCCGTCTCAGCACTTGGCGCAAGCCTGGGCATCTGCGTAACCGCAGACGGTGTGGAAACAGAGAGGCAATGCCGCGACTTGAGGGCAGCTGGATGCACAGGACTCCAAGGCCAACTCTTTGGCGAGCCTCTTTCGTCTTCTGAGATCGTGACGTTGATCGCCGGATCGCTTAATTCTTCCATCTCGGAGCAATAGGATGACCGGCCCTCTGCAAAGAATTGTCTACTACAGCAAGAATCTTCTCACAGGCCCTGACGAAGAAATCGCCGCAAGCATTGAGGAAATTTTGGAGAAGGCGCGCGTCAATAACACCAAGGCCAATCTGACAGGTGCATTGATCTTCAATAGTGGCTGCTTTGCGCAGGTTCTTGAGGGACCGAGAGATTGTATCGCTGAGATCTTTGAGCGCATCCAATGCGACCCTCGCCACACTGAAGTGCAGGTCTTGGAATACGAACCGGCAAATGAGCGCACATTCCCAAATTGGTCGATGGCCTTCATTGGTGTGAGAGAGAAAGATGAAAGGCTCTTCAATCAGCTCGCACTCGAGACCGGCTTTGATGACAAACGTCTCGCGGCTGAGGATATCTTGACGGCGATGCGAGAGATTATGATGGAAGAAGAAGGCGTTTCTGTCTAGCCGTCCCTCTTCATCGACTGTCCCCTCGTCAGGATTTTCGGGACAGTTGAGCTTTTTTGCGAGCGGCGGACTGAGAAGGATGTGATCAATTCTCAGCCCGGCGTCACGAGCGAAGGCGTTCCGCCAATATGTTAGAAAGTGTAATTGGCTCATCCGGGTGCAGCGCGCGGATGGAATCCGTCCACCCTTGATCGACCGGCTCGTGATACGCGTCACGCACTTCGGGACGGCAGAGCGCGTCCTCCCGCCAGCGCTCCGGTGCGCAGATAGCGAGGTACGTCGGCATCACATTATAATCGCCAACCAAAACGACAGGCTTGCCGCTCGCGAGCAGCTTTTTAGCGTGCTGAGAAAATCGTCTGAACCAGCGTAGCTGATAATCGAATTTGGGGCCCGGGGCTGGATTGCCGTTGGGAAGGTAGAGGCACCCGACGGTTATCCTTGCGATCCGGCATTCGATGTACAGGCTATGTAAGTCATCAGGACCAACCGGAAGACTACGGCGCATTTCTTTGGGCTTGGAACCGCGCGCGAGAATGGCAACACCGTTCCAGCTTGTCTGGCCAAGACACACCGCGCCATATCCGGCTTGTTCAGTGCTGCTTCGGGAAACTTGTCATCGCGCGCCTTGAGCTCCTGCAGGCACACGATATCGGGCTTCCGTCCACCTTCGGACCAAGCTCCAGCGTGCCCTGCGTCGGCTGCATGATCGACGCGCCACGCGCTCGGCAACGCTGGTCTTGGCCTGCTGGCCGCCGACGTCGTTGAAGCTCAGCATTGTCCCCGCCATCCCCTCGACGACGCGGCGTGTCATCTCAGCGGGATCATTTTTCCTACCCACCGTACATGGAACAAGACATCAACGATGGCGTTTCGCTGCGGCTGCTACGGGATTGTAGCGGCGAAAAGGCTTTGTCCTATTTAAAGCCCTGTGTCAGATCTTGAATGTAGGTGAGCTGCACATCACGGATGGCGGCCTCCCTAGCCATCAGGCATTGCGCTCCATTATGGAGAACATCAATGATCACATCAGCGCTGACGATGCGGATTTCGTAATCCTTCCTCGCGACGACGCAGACGATTGGGTTCGCCGCCCAGTACCAGATTGTGCGGGCCGAAATGTAAAAGCTCAGAATTCCATGGCACGCCATTTCCTGGCGATCACCCAACCGCAATTATATCTGCGCGTTCGTCGCAAATGCCGCGAGTTTCGTTCTACCAATTTCCAATTCTGCCAATCTTTTCGTCTTTGGCAGCGGGATCCCGACGCTCACTCCCGCAATAGGCGGTTCATTGTTCGGCCACTCGCATCCCAAAGAGATTACTGAGACTCCATGATTTGCGCTGAGCGCGAGCGATCTTGGGCTGAATTTCGATGGCCGGCGCTGCACGACATTCGAAGCTACTTGCCCACAGCCCGGCCACACCATGCATTGATCTGAAACTCAGGCGAGCAAGCGCCCGGGCCACGTGAGGCGATCGCAGTTCGAACAGATTTCGTAGACTACATCGATAATGCGAGCCCTCCCCGCAGTCTCGTTCTCGACAGTATGCTTTTCGTCGAGGTCTTCCCACGCCGTGTTCATAAACACGCGGTTGCAGACACTACAGCGCGGAATAGCGTTTAGAAAACTCTCCGACGCCATCCGGAACGTCCATTGAGAGCGAAAAGGAACGTCTTCGAGAAGCCGGTGCGTGATCACAAGCCCGCCATCCGCAATCGGGCTCACCTCCATTTTCCATGACCGCCTACGGTCCGGTGTGTCGCAGCGGTAGGGCACGCTTATCGGATGTCCCCGGCGGGCGCCGTCTAGGACTGCCCTGACGAAGGCAGCGGAGGAAAGCCCAGTGATATGGGAGAAGAGATTCGAACCCATGACTTTTTCAGGTTGAATTTCCGCCAGCCATTCGTCCCCTTCACCGAGCTGAATGTGGGTGATCAAGTCGTTGGCGTCCAACGTGTACGTCATGTCTGAGTGTCCCCCCATGTACGAACGGTGTCAGCATCAGTTACGCGTCGCCCAACGCCTTATTTTGATTTCCGTTCCCCTGATTGTACGGCACGTCCGCGAGCGCGTTCGGCGCCGTCGTCATAAAGCTGTAGACGTCCAGCTTGACGTTGGGGCCGTCCTTCTTCACCGGGCCCTGATCGTGCCTTATGCTATAGGGCACAGCGTGGCGTGGATCAGCCTTGCATTGCAAGTCGTGCATCGAATGCGTCGGCCCTTCAGCCGCAGGTTCGAAACTTAAACGGCCGCCGGGGAGTATCATCCCTAACGGCCGAGCTATTTTGCTCATGCCGCAATGCCAGCATGTGCTGAGC
Protein-coding sequences here:
- a CDS encoding EAL domain-containing protein translates to MAFQPIVNVRTNVVYAHEALVRGAHGEAAGSVLAKVSDENRYAFDQRCRVKAIELAAQLKLSDTGANLSINFLPNAVYEPTACIRLTLAAAEKSGFPLNRIIFEFTEVERLDTAHTLKILAAYRSMGFKTAIDDFGAGFSSLGMLAEFQPDLVKLDMELIRNIDTNAAKRSIVRNILHMLRDLNIIPICEGIEAIGEYTVLRDLGVELMQGYLLARPALTALASPVIPDASKSQPALVGH
- a CDS encoding bifunctional diguanylate cyclase/phosphodiesterase, coding for MARSLTQSGARHGWLRVQPIPDGRSLVFADPVAAPPLAALDALTGLPGRDALRDYYTQALSKGGPAGDLALLFLDLDRFKAVNDTLGHPVGDGLLCRVVERLRKAIRGNDFLVRLGGDEFAIIQGPAQQPAAAETLAQRLVDLLSRPYLVDEHLITIGVSVGIAFASNDAQSFEALMKSADLALYAAKAHGRGCYKLFEQEMDKRARERRTLELELRKALALRQFTLVFQPQVRSSDEQLTSIEVLLRWRHPTRGTLPPESFMAIAEETGLVVQIGEWVLRSACREAQKWPAHVSVAVNLSHVQFSNRGLPEVVASALASSGLEPSRLELEITEGVLLQDTEATLETLHQLKGLGIRIAMDQFGTGYSSLNYLRSFPFDKIKIDQSFARDMASKKDAAAIIRAVSALGASLGICVTADGVETERQCRDLRAAGCTGLQGQLFGEPLSSSEIVTLIAGSLNSSISEQ
- a CDS encoding BLUF domain-containing protein; amino-acid sequence: MTGPLQRIVYYSKNLLTGPDEEIAASIEEILEKARVNNTKANLTGALIFNSGCFAQVLEGPRDCIAEIFERIQCDPRHTEVQVLEYEPANERTFPNWSMAFIGVREKDERLFNQLALETGFDDKRLAAEDILTAMREIMMEEEGVSV